Below is a window of Rhodopseudomonas sp. P2A-2r DNA.
ATGTCAAATATCGAACAGGATCGCTGGTCTCGGGTCAAAGGTCGGCTGCGCTCGAGCGTTGGAGAGGACGTCTACTCCAGCTGGTTCGCGCGGATGGATCTTGAAAGCGTGCACGACGAAAGCGTGCACCTGTCGGTGCCGACGCGGTTTCTCAAGAGCTGGATCCAGGCGCATTATGCCGAGCGCGTGCTGAGCTGCTGGCAGGCGGAGATGCCGCAGGTGCATCGTGTCGACGTCACCGTGCGCACGGCAATGCGCGTGGCAACGCCGGCGAAAGAAGCTCCCGCGCCGATCGAGCCGCGCCGCAGCGAGGGCCGCGACGGCCGCGCTCCGGAACTGCGCAACACCGCGATCGCGCCGGTGTCGGCCAGCCATGAAGCGCTCGGCGGCTCGCCGCTCGATCCGCGCCTGACCTTCGGCAGCTTCGTGATCGGCCGCTCCAACACGCTGGCCCATGCCGCCGCCCGCCAGGTCGCGGAAGGCCGCCGCGGCGACAGCGTGATGTTCAATCCGCTCTACATCCATGCCGGCGTCGGTCTCGGCAAAACCCATCTGCTGCAGGCGGTGACCTGGGCCGGCAATTCCGGCACCGAGCGCAAGGTGCTGTATCTGACCGCCGAGAAGTTCATGTACGGCTTCGTCGCTGCGCTGAAGACGCAGACCGCGCTGGCCTTCAAGGAAGCGCTGCGCGGCATCGACGTGCTGGTGATCGACGACCTGCAGTTCCTGCAGGGCAAGACCACCCAGGCGGAGTTCTGCCACACGCTCAACGCGCTGATCGACGCCGGCCGCCAGGTGGTGATCGCCGCCGACCGTCCGCCGTCGGATCTCGAAAGCCTCGACGAGCGGGTGCGCTCCCGCCTTGCCGGCGGCCTGGTGGTCGAAATGGGCTCGCTTGGCGAAGACCTGCGCCTCGGCATCCTGAAGTCGCGCGTCGCAGCAGCCCGCGCCCACCACGCCACCTTCGACGTGCCGGCGCCGGTGCTGGACTATCTCGCGCGCACCATCACTCATAACGGCCGCGACCTCGAAGGCGCGGTCAACCGGCTGCTCGCCCACAGCAAGCTCAACGCCACGCCGGTGACGCTGGAAATGGCCGAGCGCGAGGTCCGCGATCTGGTCCGGCCGCAGGAGCCAAAGCGCATCAAGATCGAGGACATCCAGCGCGTCGTCGCCCGCCAGTACAATGTCAGCCGTTCCGACCTGCTGTCGTCGCGCCGCACCGCCAATGTGGTGCGCCCGCGCCAGGTGGCGATGTATCTGGCCAAGACCCTGACGCTGCGCTCGCTGCCGGAAATCGGCCGCAGGTTCGGCGGCCGCGACCACACGACCGTGCTGCATGCCGTGCGAAAAATCGAGGCGCTGGTCGGCAAGGACGTCGCTTTGCAGGACGAGGTGGAATCGCTGAAGCGGCAGTTGCAGGAATAATCTGAAACGCAGGCCGTAGTGTCCCCTCCCCCTCGTGGGGGAGGGTCAGGGAGAGGGGAGCCAAGAGCGCCGTCGCGTGTGGCCCCCTCTCCCAGCGCTACGCGCTACGCGCCACCCTCCCCCACGAGGGGGAGGGGAGCCATCAACGCCGGCGCATGTATCGTTCTTTACTCCCCAAAACGTGGGGAGTGCGACCGCCTCTCCCCTTGCACTTCGCCTGCAATCACGCCACCTTGCGGACCCCCGCGGGTTTGCGCAAAATCCGTTTGAGCCAGCTTGCGGGCGTCAATCACCGCGGCGCCTGTTCGGGCTGCCCGGCTTCCATCCCACGATGTCGAACTGGATCGGGCGAGTTTGCTATGAAGGTCACCGTCGAACGCGCGCAATTGCTGAAATCGCTGAGCCACGTGCATCGCGTGGTCGAGCGCCGCAACACGATCCCGATTCTCGGCAACGTGCTGATCCGCGCCGAGAACGCCAAACTGTCGCTGAAGGCCACTGACCTCGACCTCGAAGTCACAGAGACCCTGGCCGCCGAGGTCGGAACCGCCGGCTCCACCACGGTGCCGGCGCACATGTTCTACGACATCGTGCGCAAGCTGCCCGACGGCTCGCAGATCGTGCTGGAAGCCGACGGCGACCGCTCCGTGATGGCAATCCGCGCCGGCCGCTCGCGCTTCACGTTGCAGACGCTGCCGGAGAACGATTTCCCCGACCTCGCCGCTGGCGAGATGACGCATTCCTTCAGCCTGCCCGCCGCCGGCGTGAAGCGGCTGATCGACCGCACCCAGTTCGCCATCTCCACCGAGGAGACGCGCTATTATCTCAACGGCATCTATCTGCACGCCGCCGGCACCGCCGCCGCGGCCACTCTGCGCGCCGTAGCCACCGACGGCCACCGCCTCGCACAGGTCGACCTGCCGCTGCCGGCCGGTGCTGCCGGCATGCCCGGCGTAATCGTGCCGCGCAAGACCGTCGGCGAAGTGCAGCGCCTGATCGAGGACGCCGAGGCCGAAGTCGGCATCGAACTGTCGCAGGGCAAGATCCGCTTCACGCTCGGCAATGTGGTGCTGACCTCGAAGCTGATCGACGGCACGTTTCCGGACTATGGCCGCGTGATCCCGCAGAACAACGACAAGGAACTGATCGTCGACAAGAAGGATTTCGAGGCCGCGGTGGACCGCGTCTCGACCATTTCCAGCGAGCGCGGCCGCGCGGTGAAGCTGGCGCTGTCCGCCGGCAAGCTGGTGCTGTCGGTGACCAATCCGGATTCGGGCAGCGCCACCGAAGAACTCGAGGTCGAGTACGCCTCCGACGCCCTCGATATCGGCTTCAACTCGCGCTACCTGCTCGACATCGCCGCCCAGATCGAAGGCGACGTGGCGGTGCTGCGCCTCGCCGATCCCGGCTCGCCGACCCTGGTGCAGGACAAGGATTCCAAAGGCGCGCTCTACGTGCTGATGCCCATGCGGGTGTGATCGCTCTGATTTTGCTTTCTTCCTTCCCTCTCCCCCAGCAAAGCGAAGCTTTGCGCCGCGGGAGAGGGTGCCTGAGCGAAGCGAAGGCGGGAGAGGGAGGGCCGCGAACTCCGAAGAGCCCCCTCTCCCGTCTCGAACACGCTCCGCGCGTTCGAGCCACCCTCTCCCGCCAGCCGCAGCTTCGCTGCGCCCGGGGAGAGGGGACAAGCGCGGCAGCTGTCGTGGACCTATATGTCTCATTGCCCATGACCGTCTCCCGCATCCATCGCCTGACGCTGACCCACTTCCGCAATTATCGGTCGGCGGCGCTGCAGATCCGTGGCGACATGGTGGTGCTGGTCGGCCCCAATGGCGCCGGCAAGACCAATTGCCTCGAAGCGATCTCGTTTCTGTCGCCCGGCCGCGGCTTGCGCCGCGCCACCCTCGAGGACGTCGCCGACGTCCAGGGCGACGGCTCCTGGGCTGTCTCGGCGGAGGTCGAAGGCGAGGTCGGCCTCGCAACGCTGGGCACCGGCATCGATCCGCCCAGCGAGGGCAGCTCGACCAGCCGGCGCTGCCGCATCGACCGCGAGCCGGTCAGTTCGGCCACAGCATTCGGCGACCATCTGCGCATGGTGTGGCTGACGCCGGCGATGGACCAGCTGTTCATGGGCGCGGCGTCGGAACGACGGCGGTTCTTCGACCGGCTGGTGCTGGCCATCGACAAGGATCATTCCGGCCGGGTGTCGGCGCTGGAGCGCAGCCTGCGGTCGCGCAACCGGTTGCTGGAAGAACGCAACACCAACAGCCACTGGCTCGACGCCATCGAGCGCGAGACCGCGGAGCTGGCGGTGGCCGTCGCCGCCATGCGCGGCCAGACGGTGACGCGGCTCGCGGCCATGCTGCGCGCGCGCTTCGAGACCTCGGTGTTTCCGTCGGCGATGATCATGCTCGACGGCTGGATGGAGAACGCGCTGGTCAGCGAGCCGGCCACCGCGGTGGAGGATCGCTACCGGCAGATTCTTCGCGACGGACGGCAACGTGATGCGGCGGCCGGCCGCACGCTCGACGGCCCGCATCTCACCGATCTGCAGGTCATCTACGCGCCGAAAAACATGCCGGCGCGCGACGCCTCCACCGGCGAGCAGAAGGCGCTGCTGATCGGGCTGATCCTGACCCATGCCACGCTGGTCGCCGAGATGACCGGCATGACCCCGCTGCTGCTGCTCGACGAAGTCGTGGCGCATCTCGATCCCGACCGCCGCCGCGCGCTGTTCGGCGAACTCACAAAACTCGGCGCCCAGGTCTGGATGACCGGTGCCGATCCCGCCGCCTTCGCCGATATCGGCACATCCGGCGAACTGTTCGATGTCGCGGACGGCCGGGTCAGCAAGCGTCCATCCCCGTAGCCTCACCTCATCGAAGGTGAGACTCTCACCCGGCCCTCGATCTTCGCCCGCCCACGAGGTGGTGCGGTCTCCGTGTTTTTACGGGAGCCAAATTTAACATGATGCTGAGACGGGCCATTCCATGCTCGCCGGAAGTAGGATCAGGCGCGGCCATCGCTGCGCGACCACATCATCGATGCCTCCGGCGACAAGACCGGAACGGTTGGATGGCATCCCTCGATTTATCGCGAGCCCCGCCGTGGAATCTCGCCAGCGCGCCTCAATGAGTCTCGATGTGATGTGTAAATTGTCGGCACCGGTGCAATGCGACAAGGCGTTGGCAATCATGGCGGGCGAAGTCGCAGTCAACCCGGCGCCTGTCCAGAGGGTCGTTGCGAGATGACTCAGACAAGCAACACGTCGACCGCCGAACCGTCGGCAACCCATGGCAAAACACCCGTCCCGCAGGGCCGCTCTGCGGCAAACCTGACCGATGCCGGTGCCATCTCAGAAAAGGAGATGCGCCGAATCCGCGCCGCCCAGGTCAACAGCGTCGCGCGCCTGGTGCCCATGACCATGACCATCAACGTGCTCAACGCGGCACTGGTCCTGGTGGTGTTCTGGACCTCGGCGTCGCAGGTTTTCCTGACGATCTGGGCGGCGGTGATCCTGCTCGCTGCGGCGCTGGCGGTGCGCTCCTGGCACCGCACCCGCCGCAAGCCGCCCAAGGAGGCGTCCGCGCGAGCCGCCCGCAACATGGTGATACAGGCCTTCATGCTCAGCA
It encodes the following:
- the recF gene encoding DNA replication/repair protein RecF (All proteins in this family for which functions are known are DNA-binding proteins that assist the filamentation of RecA onto DNA for the initiation of recombination or recombinational repair.), whose product is MTVSRIHRLTLTHFRNYRSAALQIRGDMVVLVGPNGAGKTNCLEAISFLSPGRGLRRATLEDVADVQGDGSWAVSAEVEGEVGLATLGTGIDPPSEGSSTSRRCRIDREPVSSATAFGDHLRMVWLTPAMDQLFMGAASERRRFFDRLVLAIDKDHSGRVSALERSLRSRNRLLEERNTNSHWLDAIERETAELAVAVAAMRGQTVTRLAAMLRARFETSVFPSAMIMLDGWMENALVSEPATAVEDRYRQILRDGRQRDAAAGRTLDGPHLTDLQVIYAPKNMPARDASTGEQKALLIGLILTHATLVAEMTGMTPLLLLDEVVAHLDPDRRRALFGELTKLGAQVWMTGADPAAFADIGTSGELFDVADGRVSKRPSP
- the dnaN gene encoding DNA polymerase III subunit beta, whose amino-acid sequence is MKVTVERAQLLKSLSHVHRVVERRNTIPILGNVLIRAENAKLSLKATDLDLEVTETLAAEVGTAGSTTVPAHMFYDIVRKLPDGSQIVLEADGDRSVMAIRAGRSRFTLQTLPENDFPDLAAGEMTHSFSLPAAGVKRLIDRTQFAISTEETRYYLNGIYLHAAGTAAAATLRAVATDGHRLAQVDLPLPAGAAGMPGVIVPRKTVGEVQRLIEDAEAEVGIELSQGKIRFTLGNVVLTSKLIDGTFPDYGRVIPQNNDKELIVDKKDFEAAVDRVSTISSERGRAVKLALSAGKLVLSVTNPDSGSATEELEVEYASDALDIGFNSRYLLDIAAQIEGDVAVLRLADPGSPTLVQDKDSKGALYVLMPMRV
- the dnaA gene encoding chromosomal replication initiator protein DnaA, which produces MSNIEQDRWSRVKGRLRSSVGEDVYSSWFARMDLESVHDESVHLSVPTRFLKSWIQAHYAERVLSCWQAEMPQVHRVDVTVRTAMRVATPAKEAPAPIEPRRSEGRDGRAPELRNTAIAPVSASHEALGGSPLDPRLTFGSFVIGRSNTLAHAAARQVAEGRRGDSVMFNPLYIHAGVGLGKTHLLQAVTWAGNSGTERKVLYLTAEKFMYGFVAALKTQTALAFKEALRGIDVLVIDDLQFLQGKTTQAEFCHTLNALIDAGRQVVIAADRPPSDLESLDERVRSRLAGGLVVEMGSLGEDLRLGILKSRVAAARAHHATFDVPAPVLDYLARTITHNGRDLEGAVNRLLAHSKLNATPVTLEMAEREVRDLVRPQEPKRIKIEDIQRVVARQYNVSRSDLLSSRRTANVVRPRQVAMYLAKTLTLRSLPEIGRRFGGRDHTTVLHAVRKIEALVGKDVALQDEVESLKRQLQE